In Nostoc sp. CENA543, a single genomic region encodes these proteins:
- a CDS encoding IS630 family transposase (programmed frameshift), whose translation MPAPYSYDLRIKAIEAVKRGERKVDVCRIFDISRNTLDLWLKREEETGDCQANVNFQKGSGHKITDWERFSKFVQQYGDKTQGQMAQLWGDNVTQQNISDALQKMGISRKKTYGYQQRDEKKRQEFQQRLKTKQPHQIVYVDEAGIDNREEYPYGYCEIGQRFHSLKSGRRTQRVSWIAALKEGKVFAPMTFEGSCNRDLFEMWLEQCLLPQLQPGDVIVIDNATFHRSQLINEIVAEAQCEIWYLPTYSPDFNKIERWWFVLKNWMRQRWDEFEAFRDCVDAAFKQCPNVCS comes from the exons ATGCCAGCCCCCTACAGTTATGATCTACGTATAAAAGCGATAGAAGCAGTGAAACGAGGAGAACGGAAAGTAGATGTGTGTCGGATATTTGACATTAGCCGGAACACCTTAGACCTATGGTTAAAACGAGAAGAAGAAACAGGGGACTGTCAGGCGAACGTTAATTTTCAAAAAGGTAGTGGTCATAAAATTACTGACTGGGAAAGATTTAGTAAATTTGTTCAACAGTATGGGGACAAAACTCAAGGTCAAATGGCACAGTTGTGGGGAGACAATGTAACACAGCAAAACATCAGTGATGCCCTTCAAAAGATGGGCATTAGTCGG AAAAAAACTTACGGCTACCAACAAAGAGATGAAAAAAAACGCCAAGAATTTCAGCAGAGACTGAAAACTAAACAGCCACATCAGATTGTGTATGTAGATGAAGCAGGGATAGATAATCGGGAAGAATATCCCTATGGTTATTGTGAGATTGGACAGCGTTTTCATAGTCTTAAATCCGGAAGGCGTACTCAACGAGTCAGTTGGATTGCCGCCCTCAAAGAAGGCAAAGTTTTTGCGCCCATGACTTTTGAGGGTTCTTGTAACCGCGATTTATTTGAGATGTGGTTAGAGCAGTGTCTACTGCCACAGTTGCAACCAGGTGATGTAATTGTCATTGACAATGCAACTTTTCATCGTTCTCAACTCATCAATGAAATTGTGGCAGAAGCTCAATGTGAAATCTGGTATCTGCCCACATATTCCCCCGATTTTAACAAAATTGAACGTTGGTGGTTTGTACTCAAAAACTGGATGAGGCAACGGTGGGATGAATTTGAAGCATTTCGTGATTGTGTAGATGCTGCATTTAAGCAATGTCCTAACGTATGTTCGTAG
- the moeB gene encoding molybdopterin-synthase adenylyltransferase MoeB encodes MSLNPNLDEIQLTKDDYERYSRHLILPEVGVDGQKRLKAASVLCIGTGGLGSPLLLYLAAAGIGRIGIVDFDVVDTSNLQRQVIHGTSWVGKPKIESAKNRIHEINPYCQVDLYETRLSSENALDIVKDYDIVVDGTDNFPTRYLVNDACVLLNKPNVYGSIFRFEGQATVFNYEGGPNYRDLYPEPPPPGMVPSCAEGGVLGILPGIIGVIQATETVKIILGNGNTLSGRLLLYNALDMKFRELKLRPNPVRPVIEKLIDYEQFCGIPQAKAAEAQQQQDIQEMTVTQLKELLDSGAKDFVLLDVRNPNEYDIAKIPGSVLVPLPEIENGNGVAKVKEILNGHRLIAHCKMGGRSAKALAILKDAGIVGTNVKGGITAWSREVDPSVPEY; translated from the coding sequence ATGTCGCTTAATCCCAATCTGGATGAGATCCAGTTGACCAAAGATGATTACGAACGCTACTCTCGTCACCTAATTTTGCCAGAGGTGGGAGTAGATGGGCAAAAACGCCTGAAAGCTGCCAGTGTATTATGTATCGGTACAGGTGGGCTAGGTTCACCACTACTGTTATATTTAGCAGCCGCAGGTATCGGTCGCATCGGTATTGTTGACTTCGATGTTGTAGATACTTCCAACCTCCAGCGTCAAGTTATTCATGGGACATCCTGGGTAGGTAAACCCAAAATTGAATCTGCAAAAAACCGCATTCATGAGATTAACCCCTATTGTCAGGTGGATCTCTACGAAACTCGCTTAAGTTCCGAAAATGCCCTAGATATCGTGAAAGATTACGATATCGTGGTGGATGGCACAGATAATTTCCCCACCAGATATCTAGTTAACGATGCTTGCGTATTGTTAAACAAACCCAACGTTTACGGTTCAATCTTCCGCTTTGAAGGACAAGCAACAGTATTTAACTACGAAGGTGGGCCGAACTACCGCGACTTATACCCAGAACCACCACCACCAGGAATGGTTCCTTCCTGTGCAGAAGGTGGTGTATTAGGGATTCTGCCAGGGATTATTGGTGTCATTCAAGCCACAGAAACCGTCAAAATTATTCTGGGGAATGGCAATACATTAAGCGGCAGATTGTTGCTGTACAATGCCCTAGATATGAAATTCCGAGAGTTAAAACTGCGTCCCAACCCAGTGCGCCCAGTAATTGAAAAGCTGATAGACTACGAACAATTTTGCGGTATTCCCCAAGCCAAAGCAGCCGAGGCGCAACAGCAGCAAGATATTCAAGAAATGACTGTAACTCAGTTGAAGGAATTACTTGATAGTGGTGCAAAGGATTTTGTGCTACTAGATGTGCGTAACCCCAACGAGTACGACATTGCCAAAATTCCTGGTTCAGTATTAGTACCTTTACCAGAAATTGAAAATGGTAATGGTGTAGCCAAAGTCAAAGAAATACTCAACGGTCATCGCTTAATTGCTCATTGTAAAATGGGCGGGCGATCGGCTAAAGCTCTAGCTATCCTCAAGGATGCGGGAATTGTCGGTACAAATGTTAAAGGTGGTATCACCGCTTGGAGTCGGGAAGTAGATCCTTCCGTTCCTGAATACTAA
- the gatC gene encoding Asp-tRNA(Asn)/Glu-tRNA(Gln) amidotransferase subunit GatC: MIDQEQVRKVALLARLELTPEEEQQFTTQLGSILEYVEQLSELDVTNVPPTTRAIDVSNVTREDELQPYPEREAILNNAPEQEGDFFKVPKILNVE, translated from the coding sequence ATGATTGATCAGGAACAAGTTCGTAAAGTTGCTTTGCTGGCGCGTTTAGAATTAACTCCCGAAGAAGAACAACAATTTACTACTCAGCTAGGTAGTATTTTGGAATATGTAGAGCAGTTGAGTGAGTTGGATGTCACCAATGTTCCGCCTACAACACGGGCTATTGATGTCAGCAACGTGACAAGAGAAGATGAATTACAGCCCTATCCTGAAAGAGAAGCTATTCTCAACAATGCACCAGAGCAAGAAGGCGATTTCTTTAAAGTACCAAAAATTTTGAATGTGGAATAG
- a CDS encoding Mov34/MPN/PAD-1 family protein, which translates to MIKLLPEHLQTIQRHAESTYPEECCGLILGYVIGSVKTVVEVIPTANVWNSEAEKFAENSNTHSTERRYAIAPEIMLQVQKSARERALNIISIYHSHPNYPAVPSECDRLYAWPGYSYIIVSVQNGVASEINSWTLDENHQFQTEIIQH; encoded by the coding sequence GTGATTAAACTGCTCCCAGAACACTTACAAACCATTCAACGTCACGCTGAAAGCACTTACCCAGAGGAGTGTTGTGGGTTAATTTTAGGCTATGTCATTGGGAGTGTGAAAACTGTAGTTGAGGTGATACCCACAGCCAATGTTTGGAATAGCGAAGCAGAAAAATTTGCTGAGAATAGTAACACCCACAGCACCGAACGAAGATATGCGATCGCTCCCGAAATCATGTTACAAGTACAAAAATCAGCACGGGAGCGTGCCTTAAATATCATTAGTATCTATCATTCTCATCCCAATTATCCCGCCGTTCCCTCAGAATGCGATCGCTTGTATGCTTGGCCAGGATATTCATACATCATAGTTTCCGTTCAAAACGGTGTAGCCAGTGAAATCAACAGTTGGACTCTTGACGAAAATCATCAATTTCAAACCGAGATAATTCAGCACTAG
- a CDS encoding group 1 truncated hemoglobin, producing MATLFEKLGGDAAVDLAVDKFYERVLQDDRIKHFFADVDMEKQRAHQKAFLTYAFGGTDKYNGRYMREAHKDLVEKQGLSSEHFDAVAEDLMETLKEMGVSQELLAEVAAVAAAPQHKKDVLNQ from the coding sequence ATGGCGACTTTATTTGAAAAACTTGGCGGTGATGCTGCTGTTGACTTAGCTGTTGACAAATTCTATGAGCGAGTCTTGCAGGATGACCGCATCAAGCACTTTTTTGCTGATGTGGATATGGAGAAGCAACGCGCACATCAGAAAGCTTTTCTAACTTATGCCTTTGGTGGAACTGATAAGTATAACGGTCGCTATATGCGAGAAGCTCACAAAGATTTGGTGGAAAAACAAGGTTTAAGCAGCGAACATTTTGATGCGGTTGCAGAGGATTTGATGGAAACCTTGAAGGAGATGGGAGTTTCTCAGGAGCTACTAGCAGAAGTTGCTGCGGTAGCTGCTGCACCGCAACACAAGAAAGATGTCCTAAATCAGTAA
- a CDS encoding tyrosine-type recombinase/integrase — protein sequence MYSKQESSKQTDVRLGVDKGSLRLQFNSRVSQQFYGKRQKYIGLGRSDTNDNRNWAEGITRRIQKDIDYQNGINFDPTLNKYLELKSNVVNLPGSLPIPTLKELWEEYVNWKVDTKQISNGTRIGRYEGSFVYLLKNYLNKPLTEELAQTIIDDLCARRTNSDSIGKLFSALSSMSQRAINNGTLKKDYFAEIKKFYKPQKKSKQLQEEEDCRAYTIKERNLIINSFYSSQKPSFRQLAELIEFLFLTGCRPGEAFALEWRHINLDKGWIRFEDAYSSVSKEIKETKTNVIRIFKFKKNSRLAMLIDRLNTANKNCSGTDLLFTKLNGKRVSLDTLAGVWDKKYSEGRVYNGIVTTLVNEGKLQYLKPYSTRHTFISIQANNGTDLALLADVCGTSVDKIMKHYLQPDKQRELADI from the coding sequence ATGTACAGTAAGCAAGAATCCAGCAAGCAAACAGATGTGAGGTTAGGAGTTGACAAAGGTTCTCTACGATTGCAGTTTAACAGTCGTGTCTCTCAACAGTTTTACGGAAAAAGACAAAAATATATAGGACTGGGAAGAAGTGATACAAATGATAATAGAAATTGGGCTGAAGGAATAACACGACGAATTCAAAAAGATATTGATTACCAGAATGGTATTAATTTTGACCCTACTTTAAACAAGTATCTTGAACTCAAGAGCAATGTTGTAAATCTTCCAGGTAGCCTTCCAATTCCTACACTTAAAGAACTTTGGGAAGAGTATGTAAATTGGAAGGTTGACACCAAGCAGATATCAAACGGTACACGCATAGGAAGATATGAAGGAAGTTTTGTTTACTTGCTAAAAAACTATTTAAATAAACCACTTACAGAAGAATTAGCCCAAACAATAATAGATGATCTGTGTGCTAGACGCACTAATTCTGATTCAATTGGTAAACTATTTAGTGCTTTAAGTTCAATGTCCCAAAGAGCCATAAATAACGGCACACTAAAAAAAGATTATTTTGCAGAAATAAAGAAATTTTATAAACCACAAAAAAAGTCAAAACAACTACAGGAAGAAGAAGATTGTAGAGCATATACAATCAAAGAAAGGAATTTGATCATCAACTCTTTTTATTCTTCTCAAAAACCATCATTCAGACAATTAGCAGAATTAATAGAATTTCTATTTCTTACAGGTTGTAGACCTGGAGAAGCTTTTGCTCTTGAGTGGAGACATATTAATTTAGACAAGGGCTGGATACGTTTTGAAGATGCTTATAGTTCTGTTAGCAAAGAAATTAAAGAAACAAAAACTAATGTTATTCGCATCTTTAAGTTCAAGAAAAATTCTCGTTTAGCTATGTTAATAGATAGGTTGAACACAGCTAATAAGAACTGTTCTGGTACAGATTTGTTGTTTACAAAACTAAATGGTAAACGAGTTTCATTAGATACCTTAGCTGGAGTTTGGGATAAAAAATACAGTGAAGGAAGAGTTTATAACGGAATTGTCACAACATTAGTTAATGAGGGGAAACTTCAATATCTTAAACCCTACTCAACTCGACACACCTTTATCAGTATTCAAGCTAATAATGGTACAGACCTAGCATTATTAGCTGATGTTTGTGGAACAAGTGTAGATAAGATAATGAAACATTATTTACAACCAGATAAGCAAAGAGAATTAGCGGATATATAA
- a CDS encoding SDR family oxidoreductase: MTFVTEQDLVLVVGATGGVGQLVVGKLLQKGVKVRILTRNTQKATTMFDDKVETAVGDIRNLSTLTAAVENATHIICCTGTTAFPSERWDFNPQPNLIDWVKIFLDADYRETAAKNTPAKVDAEGVSNLVNVAPSHLKRFVFVSSVGILRKNQVPFSILNGFGVLDAKQKGEQAIINSGLPYTIIRPGRLIDGPYTSYDLNTLLKATTGGKLDVVIDKGDTLVGDASRIDVAAACVESIFYPSATNQVFELVNKGTRPPVIDWEKLFSGVA; the protein is encoded by the coding sequence ATGACTTTTGTAACAGAGCAGGATTTGGTCTTAGTCGTTGGTGCAACAGGTGGAGTTGGACAGCTGGTAGTAGGAAAACTTTTACAGAAAGGTGTTAAAGTACGCATCCTAACAAGAAATACCCAAAAAGCTACAACTATGTTTGATGACAAGGTGGAAACTGCGGTTGGAGATATCCGCAACCTCAGCACACTTACCGCCGCAGTAGAGAATGCCACTCATATCATTTGTTGTACGGGAACTACTGCTTTTCCTTCTGAGAGATGGGATTTTAACCCGCAACCTAACTTAATTGATTGGGTGAAAATTTTTCTGGATGCTGACTACAGAGAAACTGCGGCGAAAAATACCCCCGCAAAAGTCGATGCTGAAGGTGTGAGTAATTTAGTCAATGTTGCGCCAAGCCATCTGAAAAGGTTCGTTTTTGTCTCATCTGTGGGGATTCTTCGCAAAAATCAAGTACCTTTTAGCATTCTCAATGGCTTTGGTGTGCTGGATGCTAAACAAAAGGGTGAGCAAGCAATTATCAATTCGGGATTACCTTATACAATTATTCGTCCTGGCCGTTTGATTGATGGCCCTTATACTTCCTATGATCTCAATACTTTACTGAAGGCTACTACAGGCGGTAAGTTAGATGTGGTCATTGATAAGGGTGATACTCTAGTCGGTGATGCCAGTAGAATTGATGTGGCGGCTGCTTGTGTTGAGTCTATTTTTTATCCCTCTGCTACCAACCAAGTTTTTGAACTAGTTAATAAGGGAACAAGGCCGCCTGTCATTGATTGGGAAAAGCTTTTTTCAGGTGTTGCATAA
- a CDS encoding MFS transporter — protein MNIAKPQFNILWVQVWTLAALQGAITICWVIYNAYVPQLLTQFGFPASFALVVLIIENALAVILEPLMGGLSDKAKERVGSRFLLISAGVIMSATLFIAIPSIVTFVPPTEVWRSLLPFTLIAWAIAMTIFRSPAIALLIKYSLPAELPLAFSVVTLTGGIIGAFRGVVNQFILGLGPIFTFAIASFVLLAVTAALRIVTPPDKPVDEHHAAINPIPWSELSLILGAGFGIGWGSRLLMDVVSKNLQAQFGQNDWLMVAVGIAIAFASPPAGWVATKIGNSRAILIGIGLTIISLLLIVFAGLPVALILIIIVGFSLIINGTIPFALELMPQRWSGLGIGMYFGGFSLAMSLFGVFLPQPQSITPLIGAVGTTLAFLLAGGCVIASGSNKVD, from the coding sequence ATGAATATTGCCAAACCACAATTTAATATTTTATGGGTGCAAGTGTGGACATTAGCAGCATTGCAAGGAGCAATTACCATCTGTTGGGTAATTTATAATGCTTACGTACCGCAACTTTTAACCCAATTTGGTTTTCCCGCATCCTTCGCATTGGTTGTTTTAATTATCGAAAACGCCTTGGCTGTAATTTTAGAACCTCTCATGGGTGGACTGTCAGACAAAGCCAAGGAACGGGTAGGTAGTAGATTTTTGTTGATATCGGCGGGTGTGATTATGTCCGCCACATTATTTATAGCAATTCCTAGTATTGTAACTTTTGTCCCGCCGACTGAGGTTTGGCGATCGCTCCTCCCTTTTACATTAATAGCATGGGCGATCGCCATGACTATCTTTCGCTCACCGGCTATAGCTTTATTAATTAAATATTCTCTCCCTGCCGAGTTACCGTTAGCGTTTAGTGTTGTCACATTAACAGGGGGAATAATTGGGGCGTTTCGGGGTGTGGTGAATCAGTTTATTTTGGGTTTAGGGCCGATTTTCACCTTTGCGATCGCTTCCTTTGTATTATTAGCGGTAACAGCAGCACTACGTATAGTTACCCCTCCTGATAAGCCAGTTGACGAACATCACGCAGCAATCAACCCCATACCTTGGTCAGAACTCAGTTTAATTTTGGGTGCTGGCTTTGGAATTGGTTGGGGTTCTCGCTTACTCATGGATGTTGTGAGTAAAAATTTACAAGCGCAATTTGGGCAGAATGATTGGTTAATGGTGGCGGTAGGAATTGCGATCGCTTTTGCCTCTCCTCCTGCTGGTTGGGTTGCCACTAAAATAGGTAATAGTCGCGCTATTTTAATTGGTATTGGTTTAACTATTATTTCTCTACTATTAATAGTTTTCGCAGGTTTACCAGTTGCTTTGATATTAATAATTATCGTAGGCTTTAGTTTAATTATTAACGGCACAATTCCCTTTGCTTTAGAATTAATGCCCCAACGTTGGTCAGGCTTAGGAATAGGAATGTACTTCGGGGGATTTTCATTAGCCATGAGTTTATTCGGCGTATTCCTTCCCCAACCCCAAAGCATTACACCCCTCATAGGTGCAGTAGGGACGACTTTAGCCTTTTTACTAGCAGGTGGGTGTGTTATCGCTAGTGGTAGCAATAAAGTTGATTAA
- a CDS encoding four helix bundle protein: MNQNIGISERTKALAIRIVKACSFLDEKPGVYRTLSKQLLRSGTSIGANVREAQSAQSDKDFLHKLEIALKEERETEYWLEILIESELVEKNKFEPLLQETKEIGKILVASTRKIKDKINGKLSI; the protein is encoded by the coding sequence ATGAATCAAAATATTGGTATTAGCGAGAGAACAAAAGCCTTAGCAATCAGGATAGTTAAAGCTTGTAGTTTTTTAGATGAAAAACCTGGAGTGTATCGAACATTATCAAAACAACTGCTACGTAGCGGTACTTCCATTGGTGCAAATGTCAGAGAAGCCCAATCTGCTCAATCCGATAAAGATTTTCTTCACAAATTAGAGATTGCACTTAAAGAAGAAAGAGAAACTGAATATTGGCTCGAAATATTAATCGAATCAGAATTAGTTGAAAAAAATAAATTTGAACCTCTTCTGCAAGAAACCAAAGAAATTGGCAAAATTCTAGTTGCTTCTACCAGAAAAATCAAAGATAAAATTAATGGCAAACTATCTATTTAA
- a CDS encoding GUN4 domain-containing protein: protein MSEVSFKLFFSYSHKDETLRDELAKHLTILEYQRVISSWHDRKILPGQEWDHQINDNLNTADIILLLVSSDFLFSRYCWDVEVKRAIERHDKGEACVIPVILRSVDWAGAPFARLQALPKNAKPVKSWTDQDEAFTDVARGIRAVVEELKQKRQRKREETERQRQETEALRRQREQEEAEKLKREQQAEIRRQEAERLKREQEEAEKLRQNELASEKGVDYTKLRDLLAAKKWKEADYETYLVMLQVVGRKDGDWIRSEELLNFPCTDLRTIDRLWVKYSNGHFGFSVQKEIYLSVGGKPDGQYYKEAWEKFGDRVGWRVKGNWIDYSQVTFDTFFSRGHLPLLARGGLVGLGGVKWGVLFSRIQTCKL, encoded by the coding sequence ATGTCAGAGGTATCTTTCAAGCTTTTCTTTTCTTACTCTCACAAGGATGAAACTCTACGGGATGAATTAGCTAAACACCTGACTATATTAGAATATCAGCGTGTAATATCAAGCTGGCATGACCGCAAGATACTACCTGGGCAAGAATGGGATCATCAAATTAACGACAATTTAAATACAGCCGACATTATTCTGTTGCTTGTCAGTTCCGACTTCCTTTTTTCTAGGTATTGTTGGGATGTGGAAGTTAAAAGGGCAATAGAACGCCATGACAAAGGTGAAGCTTGTGTAATTCCGGTGATTTTGCGGAGTGTTGATTGGGCTGGCGCGCCATTTGCTAGATTACAAGCTTTACCTAAAAATGCTAAACCTGTCAAATCTTGGACTGATCAAGATGAGGCTTTTACAGATGTAGCTAGAGGTATCCGCGCTGTGGTGGAAGAACTTAAGCAGAAACGCCAACGCAAACGGGAAGAGACTGAGAGACAAAGACAGGAAACTGAGGCTTTACGAAGACAAAGAGAACAGGAAGAAGCAGAAAAGCTAAAGCGAGAACAACAGGCTGAAATACGACGACAAGAAGCCGAAAGACTAAAACGCGAACAAGAAGAAGCGGAAAAACTACGTCAAAATGAATTAGCCTCAGAAAAAGGTGTAGATTATACGAAATTGCGCGACCTACTAGCAGCAAAAAAATGGAAGGAAGCAGACTATGAAACCTATCTGGTAATGCTTCAGGTAGTAGGGCGTAAGGATGGAGATTGGATTAGAAGTGAAGAATTATTAAACTTTCCCTGTACTGACCTCCGTACCATTGACCGCCTGTGGGTAAAATATAGCAATGGACATTTTGGCTTCAGTGTTCAAAAAGAAATCTACTTAAGCGTTGGTGGTAAACCAGACGGTCAGTATTACAAAGAAGCCTGGGAAAAATTTGGCGATCGCGTAGGATGGAGAGTGAAAGGAAACTGGATAGATTATAGTCAAGTAACTTTTGATACATTCTTCTCTAGAGGACACCTCCCGTTATTGGCTAGGGGGGGGTTGGTAGGGTTAGGGGGCGTTAAGTGGGGTGTTCTTTTCTCTCGCATCCAGACTTGTAAACTGTAA
- a CDS encoding type II toxin-antitoxin system RelE/ParE family toxin — translation MNNYSLSDAEIQDLDEICEYIARINPKAASQLFDDIRRKCKLVANFPNMGKSYGRLIPTLRGFIVVEISKAVN, via the coding sequence ATGAATAATTATTCGCTTTCAGATGCAGAAATTCAAGACTTAGATGAAATTTGTGAATATATTGCTCGTATTAACCCAAAAGCAGCGTCTCAGCTTTTTGATGACATTCGCCGGAAATGTAAATTAGTAGCTAATTTTCCTAATATGGGGAAAAGTTATGGAAGGCTCATCCCAACCCTGCGAGGTTTTATTGTAGTCGAAATATCTAAAGCCGTGAACTAG
- a CDS encoding N-acetylmuramoyl-L-alanine amidase has translation MKYGIDMGHNCPPDTGARGIRFEDNLTIDVGTKVASKLQALGHEVVLCKPDKAASVRDSLSQRCNRANTSRVEVFVSIHFNAFNGQANGVEVFATSDSGRRIAQPVLDEIVKLGYFNRGVKNGSHLFVLRNTNMPAILVECCFIDSQKDMNLFNSEATADAIVKGLTGKLPTVAVNAVPDEEQNIDTSVMRLQKSLNRLKVTDKNGKALVENNQLNPETKFAIERFQKIVGIEQTGIVGETTWNIINQILAKRILRPNHAGGPVVRYLQHRIGVEIDGIFGPQTEAAVKKFQRQYGLLADAIVGPITWQKLIG, from the coding sequence ATGAAATATGGCATAGATATGGGTCACAATTGCCCACCAGATACAGGAGCTAGAGGTATCAGATTTGAAGATAATTTAACTATAGATGTTGGTACCAAAGTGGCCTCTAAGTTACAGGCTTTAGGTCACGAAGTAGTGTTATGTAAGCCGGATAAAGCTGCTTCAGTTAGAGATTCCCTCTCACAAAGATGCAATAGAGCTAATACTTCTAGAGTCGAAGTTTTTGTTTCTATCCATTTCAATGCCTTTAATGGACAGGCCAATGGTGTAGAAGTATTTGCAACTAGCGACTCAGGCAGAAGAATTGCTCAACCTGTATTAGATGAAATAGTTAAATTAGGATATTTTAATCGTGGAGTAAAAAACGGTTCTCACCTATTTGTTTTGCGAAATACTAATATGCCTGCAATTCTGGTGGAATGTTGCTTCATAGATTCTCAAAAGGATATGAATCTATTTAATTCTGAAGCAACTGCTGACGCTATTGTTAAAGGCTTGACTGGTAAATTACCTACAGTAGCTGTAAATGCTGTTCCAGATGAAGAACAAAATATAGATACTAGTGTAATGAGGCTACAAAAGTCTTTAAATAGGCTCAAAGTTACTGATAAAAACGGTAAAGCACTAGTAGAAAATAATCAACTTAATCCTGAAACTAAATTCGCGATCGAAAGATTTCAGAAGATAGTGGGCATAGAACAAACAGGAATTGTGGGAGAAACTACCTGGAATATTATTAATCAAATTCTCGCCAAACGTATCCTGAGACCTAATCATGCTGGAGGCCCTGTAGTCAGATATTTACAACACCGTATAGGTGTTGAGATTGACGGCATTTTTGGCCCACAAACAGAAGCAGCCGTGAAGAAATTTCAAAGACAGTATGGTTTATTGGCTGATGCTATCGTTGGGCCAATAACCTGGCAGAAATTAATTGGTTAG
- a CDS encoding type II toxin-antitoxin system ParD family antitoxin, producing the protein MYIQIKPELEQFIQAQLASGRFASVDDVINEAFKML; encoded by the coding sequence ATGTACATCCAAATTAAACCGGAACTAGAGCAATTTATTCAGGCACAGCTTGCAAGTGGCAGATTCGCTAGTGTAGATGATGTCATAAATGAAGCATTTAAAATGCTATAA